A window of Acinetobacter sp. TR3 contains these coding sequences:
- the hisG gene encoding ATP phosphoribosyltransferase, with protein MNDLRNDDPNFDVMGNFDHGLTLALSKGRILKETLPLLENAGINLLEDPDKSRKLIFPTTHKKVRILILRASDVPTYVENGAADFGVAGKDVLMEHGAQHVYELLDLKIANCKLMTAGKVGMERPKGRLKIATKYVNLTRQYYASLGEQVDVIKLYGSMELAPLVGLGDYIVDVVDTGNTLRANGLEPLEEICKVSSRLIVNKASFKRKQAVLNPILTQLEEAVKLRSV; from the coding sequence ATGAATGACTTAAGAAACGATGATCCAAATTTTGATGTAATGGGTAATTTTGATCATGGTTTAACCTTAGCACTCAGTAAAGGTCGTATCTTAAAAGAGACATTACCTTTACTTGAGAATGCGGGTATTAATTTATTAGAAGATCCTGATAAATCACGTAAATTAATTTTCCCAACTACACATAAAAAAGTACGTATTTTGATTCTTCGTGCTTCTGATGTACCGACGTATGTGGAGAACGGTGCAGCAGATTTTGGTGTAGCGGGTAAAGATGTGCTGATGGAACATGGCGCCCAACATGTGTATGAGTTACTTGATCTAAAAATTGCAAATTGTAAATTGATGACTGCTGGTAAGGTTGGCATGGAACGTCCGAAAGGCCGTTTAAAAATTGCAACCAAATACGTGAATCTTACTCGTCAATACTATGCAAGTTTAGGTGAACAAGTTGATGTGATCAAACTTTATGGATCGATGGAGCTTGCACCTTTGGTTGGGTTGGGTGATTACATCGTCGATGTGGTCGATACAGGTAATACTTTACGTGCCAATGGTTTAGAGCCATTAGAAGAAATTTGCAAAGTTTCTTCTCGTTTAATTGTCAATAAAGCGAGCTTTAAACGTAAACAAGCCGTGTTAAATCCAATTTTGACGCAACTTGAAGAAGCTGTGAAATTACGTTCAGTATGA